AACGTGTCTTAGCAGAGGGAAATAGAAGGGAGATAAAAGATTATGAAGTTATGTATAATAGAGCAGCAGCAGATGTGCGTTGTATTTGCGGTTGTTTTAATTTCAATGGTTATTTATGCAGGCATGCTTTATGTGTGCTTAACTTTAACGGGGTGGAGGATATACCTTCAAAGTATATTTTGTCTAGATGGAAGAAGGATTATAAGCGATTATACGCTCCAGTTTATGACAGGTCAAACGTCGATGGTACAAACACTGTTGAGTGGTATAATCAATTATACAGAAGCGCATTGCAAGTTGTGGAAGAAGGTGTGATCTCAATGGATCATTACAAGGTTGCTTTGCAGTCATTTGAAGAATGTCTTAGTAGAGTTCACAATATTGAAGATAAACATGAATAGAACATATaggattttgtttttcttcttttggtgggtatgtaattatgtaaatCACCTTTCCCATTGCATActtcattatttattattattattattattattattgttgttgttgttgttgttgttgttgttcttgagGGATGTTGCTGCCCATTCCTGTGCATACTTTATTACTTTATAAGCTTCATGAAATCTTATGATTTTCAAATTAACGTTAACTTCTGTCAAGCAGTTGGCCTTTGTGTGGTTGCGTTTAAGATCTTATGTTTTTCACGTATATTTTCTCAACTTTCTCAATTTAACACTTCTTTGCGTTTTCATATCCAtccttaaaattttattttaaacttagTTTTAAATCTACCAAttaactaaaacaggattgagatgttcttgaaacgatacgtgtccttttaatttacttattttattaaattagtttttgtaATTGTATATAGAATCAATTTCCCtattagacttaaaattaaactctaattctttgcttatagatacaaaacaattataaccttatttgattgatcgtttttttcattaataaaattgtctctctttcttttcttttttttttttccaattcttCAAcccctattacttatattacttataataataagttattatcatgaagatttcaaaattttgagtttacgatccgaaatcacaaagTTATTTGTTGTCATCCCccatgcttacaagtttcgattttgatgtgattgtaaaaattcaaggtaaatataaaactctaactaaacatatattatatttatcattactgtttattataatttattttcgatcatcggtttattttaaccacaacTTATTTCATACTCTTGAATCATGTATGAAGCATAGTCAAATTTTATTAGGATACagtctatatagctaccgtacatcgtaaaGGTATAAGAACTAACAATAAAAGatgagtaaaaaaataaaataatctaaaaaagttttGACCAATACGGAAATCATGAGGGTGTAAAATAGCATATACACAAATACGGAGTAACACCCATTTTCATCTCTTTTTGTACTAGAAGAAAGCGCGACACTTTCCCTCCAAACTTCTTCGCCCCTCATTTTCTCCCACTTTCTTTCAGGTATGTATCTTCTCTTTTTCCCTCACAGTCACACAAATACATATTATTGAATCGATACATCTGTATATATCTcaactttttaataatattattattcaatAATATGTCAGATTTTGCTACTCGCACGGTTGATTATTAATTTTAGGAGGCGGTTAAATCTATGAACAATGCGTGTTAATTAGCAAAATCCTGATGtatatatgctatatatatatatatatattgtatgtatgtattttgatgatgattagaATCAACCGTGACCTAAAATACTTAATTAATATTCAGGAATTTATTGTGAGCTGCTGCTGGGTGTAGAAACCCTAGAATTAGAAGAAAAATGAAGTTTAAGGCCTTTTTAACTGACCACGGTATTAACCTACTCGAAAAACGATTCTTACAAGCCCTAGACAAAATGGGAAAGACATGCCATCTTTACCTAACTCGAGACCACGCCATTTTCCTTCACAACCTTTTAAATGGCGACGGTATTCAATCCATTGCTCAGTTTCGTAAAGAAGCCCTTTTTGAAGACTACCGTATCTCTAGTCAAAACGATGACCGTATCGCCTTCACTATTGACCTGTCACTCCTCCACCGCGCCCTTCGCAgtattttgactatttataCTGAATTTGGTGGGTCACATAGTTGCCCGACTGTTAACCGTTTGCAGATTAAGTTGGTTAAGAAACTGCCACCACATTCCTCACAGCCTATGCcgtttttgacttttgaaacCAAAGGTTACAAGTCTGCTGTTATTCAAGACGTGCCTATTTCTAAACCGTTGTCTAGGTCTGATATACTTGAACTGCAAACGGCTCTTGATATGGCTCAAGATTTGCCTCAGACTTTGGTTCAGGTTCCTGACTTAAACCAGTTACAGAACTTTGTGGATCGAATGAAACATGTGGGTGATGTGTTGAATGTTTCTATTACTAAATATGGTGACCTGCATTTGCAAATCTCGACTAGTTTGATCACACTTGGAGCAGAGTTTAGGAAACTGAAGGTTATAGGAGAACAAGCGCAGGGTCCGTCTGGAGATGATAATTTGAATGCTCAGATACGAACGCAGAGGGCGATTGATAGAGGGGATGCAATGAGTGTGCAAGTTAGTGTGAAGCATTTCTTCAAGTCTCTGCAGTGTCATTTTGCTAAACCAGATTGTGCTTTCTATGGAATTGGGCAACAAGGTTCTTGCTTGACTGTGGTGTTTCAGTTCTTTGTCCCGGGTACTCGCCAAACAGATAAATCTATCAGTCTGCATTGTCGGCTTCCTGTACTTGACCCTGGTAACGATTGAAGGTCAATGAAGATTTGAGTTTTATGTTGTGTTCCTTCTGTTTATGTTATTATCTTTTGATGGTCATGAAATGTAGACTAGCATGTGATCTGAGACCATTTATAGTTTGAGGCAGCGCCCtgaatgttttatatttaatattttgatcCAACTACTAAAACTTGATACTTTGAAGTAGatcataatataattttagAGGTGAAGACATGTATTTACCGTTTTGTGCCATGTAGTGTGACCTGTTTGGAACATTTTGCAACCTTCTGTAACATTGTTAAAAGTTTGGTGCAACTTTTTGACATATACCGTAACTaactttaaacataaataatacagTAACTACAAGCACCATAACCTCTTCCTCAACTGGTTTAATGACATGTGTTCATTAATTGGATTTGTAAACTAATGTTTGGTAGGACAAATCATTTCTCTCATGTTTATGAAAAAATCGATGtgtaaacatgtcaaaaagcctGATCACGATAATGTGAGTGTTGAACGAGTTGTAAGGAACCCTTCACCAGCTTATTTGAAGTCTGACACAAACTCGGACCCAATGCAAAAACCAACTTCAAAAGAaaccaagaaaataaaaagacagGTTTATGCTGACCATACACCCTTTAACATGTCACAAATAGAGGGCAAGTTCATAAGCTTACCGAAGAGGTGAAGAAACATTAACAGTTGGCATCGGAACCAAGAAACAATGCCGCTAAACTCAATCTAAATAGATTTGGGAGGTTGTAAAAGACTAGGCACTGAAGGATATATTATCGACCAACTATAAAAGGATACTATTTACATAAAAAGGCTAGAACTGCATCAccatttaaaaaggaaaagtgaTAAAAGAAATTCGGATGCCAAATGCGAAGATCTTGCGCTCTACTTTAAACTGCTGGCCAGAGGGGTACCCTGAGATGCTAGGAATCAGTGATTGTATGGATGGGCAAGAAGCCCACGACACTACAGAAAAAATGTTACTGGGTAAACTTGATCTGTAGAGGTCCTATGAAGAATAACATATATTCTTCGTAAAGCACGGTCACAATTTGGCCGGAGCAAATAATTAGATCAGTTGATTCAATATAGCAATCAACAAATAGTAGATTAAGTTTCTGCAGTGAGCCAGTGATGATCATAATGTCTTCCAATTTGTATACAAACATCATTTACTTATTATATGCCAAAGCAACAGAAGAAAATTTTCTCCACCCCATTGGAGCAACGTACAAGACAATAATGAATATAGCATAAATAAGACAGAAagaatagtatatatataagtttgagaAAGGTAACCAATATCCCAACGTGATTTACATTATACTACAAATCAGAAATAAGAATGTGTTCAACGGAAACCTCACAAAGTAACCTGATTATTACCTTTGGACAAAAAAATTCGTAAAATAATTCGGATATCTGTTACTTAAAATAAGATATTTGAGAAGGCACCTGTAAAGCACCCTTGATACTGTAACACTAAAAGAGGCTAAAACTCATTTTCCTCAATCGACTTTGACTAGAGGCAAATAATCTGGCAAGTAATCTGGCAAGTAATCTGAAGATCCATGTTGCAGCCAATCTTTGGCACATATAAGTGCCTCAAGAGTCGTTGGTCTTAACGAACATTGATATCTGTCCATCTTCTTACATGTCATATCAAACACAGAATCTTGAGAAACTGTAGAGAAGGGAATGCACAATATGTCAGATGCCATTTTCGACAAAGTAGGATAGCTTATTCTATTTTCTTTCCACCAGCCCAAAACATCAAATTCTTGCTTCCGAGGTAATACCGTTTCTTCTAAATATCGATCAAGTTCGTCATTCATGTGACTCGTGTTGTCAGAAATATAAAGATCAAAAGCACCAATCCCGTCAAAATATAATTCATTTTGGGGATCCTCGGTTGTTATAACTTCACAAAGATGGTTTTTTCCTTCATTTTCAGACTTCAAGGAGTCTCCAATTTCATCAGCAAAAAAAGCTGGTAGAGGAAGCCCTTGTactacataattaaaaaacagTTCACGAACACCATCGCTCACAGCTTTGATCCAGGGATCCGCATCCTCTCCATAGATTCTCCGGAAGCTAAACTCTACAAGCTTCATCTTAAAACGTGGGTCCATAACAACAGCAATAGAAAAGACTAAAAAACAATCTTTCCAGTACTTGTCAAATCTTTCATACATTGACCTAGTTAAGTTTCTGATAAACGCATTTTCACTCTCTACTGCTTGTTTAAGCTCTAGTTGTAAATTCCAAGCTTCATGAAAAAACGCATTAGATGTTGGATATGTGGGGGTCGTCAAAATATTTGCTGCATCAAGCACATGTTTCAAGTATCTGCATAGAATTTCTACTTGTTTCCATTCATCCATTGCGACTGTAACTTGATTATTGGAGTCGAAGTCTAAGAGAAGAAATACCTCCTTCAACTCGCATGCAGCTACCAACATATAATAAGTGCTGTTCCACTGAGTTTggtcatcaagaacaagacttTTTGTACTTGGTACCTGGAGTGTTAGTTTAAGATCATTAAATCTCACTTGACAAGCTTCCAATGTTACCACGTACTTTACACAATCACGAACTTTCTT
The Erigeron canadensis isolate Cc75 chromosome 2, C_canadensis_v1, whole genome shotgun sequence DNA segment above includes these coding regions:
- the LOC122589617 gene encoding checkpoint protein hus1, translated to MKFKAFLTDHGINLLEKRFLQALDKMGKTCHLYLTRDHAIFLHNLLNGDGIQSIAQFRKEALFEDYRISSQNDDRIAFTIDLSLLHRALRSILTIYTEFGGSHSCPTVNRLQIKLVKKLPPHSSQPMPFLTFETKGYKSAVIQDVPISKPLSRSDILELQTALDMAQDLPQTLVQVPDLNQLQNFVDRMKHVGDVLNVSITKYGDLHLQISTSLITLGAEFRKLKVIGEQAQGPSGDDNLNAQIRTQRAIDRGDAMSVQVSVKHFFKSLQCHFAKPDCAFYGIGQQGSCLTVVFQFFVPGTRQTDKSISLHCRLPVLDPGND
- the LOC122589271 gene encoding zinc finger BED domain-containing protein DAYSLEEPER-like, encoding MANPTNSSELANLSTQMNGKRRRKKSMVWEHFTIVTIDAECTKAHCMHCGNKFAYTSGSKMSGTSHLKRHIQLGICPALRDNLKSGQASPCTPLPPINGTHVNGPPRKRHKITSRSTRDSFYHDRCRYDIAKMIIMHGYPLDIVERPAFLNCIKALYPQFPAAPLEAVETDCVGLYQRERNTLMNLINSIPGRVNLSLELWSTDQSVAYALITGQFIDEDWKLHRRILSAVLVPFPDSESALDHAFSSCITDWHLENRLLSVTLDDSFANKAVREHLSSLPSVKNQQTLNGNFLMGSCFAGVLGRLAQDALGLLRETIKKVRDCVKYVVTLEACQVRFNDLKLTLQVPSTKSLVLDDQTQWNSTYYMLVAACELKEVFLLLDFDSNNQVTVAMDEWKQVEILCRYLKHVLDAANILTTPTYPTSNAFFHEAWNLQLELKQAVESENAFIRNLTRSMYERFDKYWKDCFLVFSIAVVMDPRFKMKLVEFSFRRIYGEDADPWIKAVSDGVRELFFNYVVQGLPLPAFFADEIGDSLKSENEGKNHLCEVITTEDPQNELYFDGIGAFDLYISDNTSHMNDELDRYLEETVLPRKQEFDVLGWWKENRISYPTLSKMASDILCIPFSTVSQDSVFDMTCKKMDRYQCSLRPTTLEALICAKDWLQHGSSDYLPDYLPDYLPLVKVD